The following are encoded in a window of Rubellicoccus peritrichatus genomic DNA:
- the aroA gene encoding 3-phosphoshikimate 1-carboxyvinyltransferase: MNDSLIIQPFSKPVSGSVQLPGSKSITNRTLALAAISGSKVTLEGALFSEDTRIMVDSLQKLGFSVQDDETAKSITIEGRSGTIPNAEAELYVGNAGTAARFLTALLCLRDGGCYDLDGSPAMRERPMRGLLDALEKHGACKVTYKGKDGHFPFTLETKGLSGGYLEVDASASSQILSALLIVAPLAEGEPLIVNILGETVSHPFIDMTLGMMEQFGEDPEIGGHTGPFKFRCGPYTAPGASYQIEPDATAASYFMALPWVVGGELLLPKCGHIELQGDIRFLDVLGQLGGSFDEESGTLQVKYPHRLIDGFTQNFNPISDTFLTLAALSPLLNTELTITGIAHTRKQETDRIAAMATELEKLGQNVTETEDSLTVHPDVEAMIALTKDAPLGIDTYHDHRVAMSFGILGCYDLHGDGRPWLEIHNPACCAKTFPNFFDVLESLRS; encoded by the coding sequence ATGAACGACTCACTCATCATTCAGCCTTTCAGTAAACCAGTCTCCGGGTCCGTCCAATTACCTGGATCAAAAAGCATCACAAACCGCACGCTCGCCCTGGCTGCAATCAGCGGTAGCAAAGTCACCCTAGAAGGAGCTCTTTTCAGCGAAGACACCCGTATCATGGTCGACTCCTTGCAAAAGCTCGGTTTCTCCGTTCAGGATGACGAAACCGCCAAGAGCATCACGATTGAAGGCCGAAGCGGAACAATTCCCAATGCCGAAGCCGAGTTGTATGTTGGCAATGCAGGAACTGCCGCACGCTTTCTGACAGCCCTACTCTGTCTGCGCGACGGCGGGTGCTATGATTTGGACGGCTCTCCAGCGATGCGTGAACGTCCGATGCGTGGTTTGCTGGATGCTCTGGAAAAGCATGGTGCCTGCAAGGTCACCTACAAAGGCAAGGATGGACATTTCCCTTTTACTCTGGAAACCAAAGGACTAAGTGGCGGCTATCTTGAAGTCGATGCATCTGCCAGCAGTCAAATCCTGTCGGCATTGCTGATTGTCGCGCCCTTGGCAGAAGGAGAACCACTCATCGTCAACATCCTGGGAGAAACCGTATCTCATCCATTTATTGATATGACACTCGGGATGATGGAACAGTTTGGTGAAGATCCGGAGATTGGTGGACATACTGGGCCTTTCAAATTCCGGTGCGGCCCCTATACGGCTCCTGGTGCCAGCTACCAAATCGAACCGGATGCAACCGCAGCCAGCTACTTTATGGCTTTGCCCTGGGTCGTTGGAGGGGAACTCTTACTCCCAAAGTGCGGGCATATTGAGCTTCAGGGTGACATCCGATTTCTGGATGTCCTTGGGCAACTCGGTGGTAGCTTTGACGAGGAAAGCGGAACGCTTCAAGTGAAATATCCGCATCGCCTGATCGATGGTTTCACCCAGAACTTCAATCCGATTTCCGATACTTTTCTGACCCTCGCTGCACTCTCACCTTTGCTCAATACCGAGCTGACGATCACTGGAATTGCTCACACCCGAAAACAGGAAACCGATCGCATAGCGGCCATGGCCACAGAGTTGGAAAAGCTCGGTCAGAATGTAACCGAGACGGAAGACTCGCTTACCGTCCATCCTGACGTGGAGGCCATGATTGCGCTAACCAAAGACGCACCACTTGGTATTGATACCTATCATGACCACCGCGTCGCGATGTCATTTGGCATTCTAGGATGCTACGATCTCCACGGCGATGGAAGACCCTGGCTCGAAATCCACAATCCAGCCTGTTGCGCCAAGACTTTTCCGAACTTCTTCGATGTCCTCGAGTCGCTACGCAGTTAG
- a CDS encoding SDR family oxidoreductase — MIKSAIITGTRKGLGKAAAEHFLENGWRVAGCSRKPGSIEHESYSHFELDVGDERAVGKMIWQVSRTHKSVDLLINNAGIASMNHCITTPLTTGRSLMETNVLGSFSFLREVAKVMRRGGGGRIINLSSVAVPLALEGEALYAASKAAVEALTRVTAKELAPWNITVNAIGPGPIKTSLIAGVPKERIEDLIEQQTIKRLGTPADVINAIDFFVRPESDFVTGQVLYLGGAY; from the coding sequence ATGATAAAATCCGCTATCATCACTGGCACTCGCAAAGGATTGGGCAAGGCTGCGGCTGAACACTTCCTTGAGAACGGTTGGCGTGTTGCTGGTTGCAGCAGGAAGCCCGGTTCCATCGAGCATGAGTCTTACAGTCATTTTGAATTGGACGTTGGAGATGAACGAGCGGTTGGTAAAATGATATGGCAGGTCTCTCGGACTCATAAAAGCGTGGACCTTCTGATAAACAATGCCGGCATTGCCTCTATGAATCACTGTATCACGACGCCGTTAACAACCGGTCGCTCTTTGATGGAGACAAATGTTTTGGGAAGTTTTTCTTTTCTTCGGGAAGTTGCCAAAGTCATGCGTCGTGGTGGGGGAGGGCGTATCATCAATCTCTCATCAGTAGCTGTCCCACTGGCACTTGAGGGCGAAGCACTTTACGCGGCATCCAAGGCAGCTGTTGAAGCATTGACGCGTGTTACTGCCAAGGAGCTTGCACCGTGGAATATAACCGTGAATGCCATTGGCCCGGGACCTATAAAAACAAGCCTTATTGCCGGCGTTCCAAAGGAGCGTATTGAAGACTTGATTGAACAACAAACTATTAAGCGTTTGGGCACTCCTGCCGATGTTATTAATGCAATTGATTTTTTTGTTCGCCCGGAAAGCGATTTTGTTACCGGACAAGTGCTTTATTTGGGCGGAGCATATTGA
- a CDS encoding DUF4838 domain-containing protein, producing MRALFIFFLLLPGIVLGKVRHPVRDSGSLLYSRGTVIGPVFYSDTATLHEIEAAHELANYLTLVSGREWPAMIESEDRFGRGIYIGDTDAARYAGAIIASPESLAKSKSVERIKLGQRFRITVEDDRIFLDGATVESTVFAVNYFLQDSLGIRWFVPGELGEHIPQYERVRLLRGSKVIQPSFFNRVLLSNRDADDLQQWTRHNLLNQSRWNMNHNLHQIVTSEFFETKPEWFSLHGDKRIPTKGGRGPNPNLANSEVARFVASEAKHFFAQSRGAEIFSISITDNVRFDESSDTLNIVMPFEYFRNRPNYSDLVFGFSNIVAEDIWPLDVNGKIVFEDVPHSAMDKHLGALAYYWAEEVPSFPVHPRIIPYLTSDRGQWFSDVYREEDKALIKAWCSAGPEIVGTWDYYEGAPYFVPRNFTEIVGESIPFLYDSGVRAFYAEGRALWGFDAPRLWLAAQLLMDAEQDSDELMDEFYSSYFSEAELPMRAFYETTEAVWMGQPGPPVWLKYYLMPSQAELFPMEVWEILEEKLSEAEELADTPKVKERVALVRSEFEFSLAMCKVYYLWKKAFDERSPESQTELESARDALHLIAPPSVLRAFRMKENLLEGTELDFVIKTFDVNRYLLSERFIEPLVDGDETGVGPLPFVGAKLRDGWSSSSFHNESFNFTRVPLSHPRGNMAANIAGASYFNLFDWLPVESGQHLLAEMRFRGKVSPGSRIKMSLRWMDEEGNVFESEKFAEIPVGDYEEWRLLTEGSVSPPGAAWVLFGLSIQEQMPGDFLEIDSIEVIESTSLNN from the coding sequence ATGAGAGCTTTGTTTATATTCTTCTTGCTTCTGCCTGGAATTGTGTTGGGTAAGGTTCGTCATCCGGTTAGGGATTCTGGGTCATTATTGTATTCTCGTGGAACAGTGATTGGCCCGGTTTTTTATTCTGATACGGCTACTTTACATGAAATTGAAGCAGCCCATGAGTTAGCTAATTATCTTACACTGGTATCTGGACGTGAATGGCCAGCGATGATTGAGTCAGAAGATCGATTTGGACGTGGGATTTATATCGGAGATACAGATGCTGCTCGGTATGCAGGTGCCATCATTGCTTCACCAGAGTCATTAGCGAAAAGCAAGTCCGTCGAACGAATAAAGCTTGGTCAGCGATTTAGGATTACTGTTGAAGATGATCGTATTTTCCTTGATGGCGCAACAGTCGAATCAACCGTATTTGCAGTGAATTACTTTTTGCAGGATTCACTTGGCATTCGATGGTTTGTGCCAGGTGAACTAGGAGAGCATATACCTCAGTATGAGCGTGTTCGTCTTTTGAGAGGCAGTAAGGTAATCCAGCCATCATTCTTTAATCGTGTACTATTGTCTAACAGAGATGCAGATGACTTGCAGCAGTGGACCCGACATAACTTACTCAATCAGTCTAGGTGGAACATGAATCATAATCTCCATCAGATTGTAACGTCTGAATTCTTTGAGACTAAACCAGAATGGTTTTCTCTTCACGGAGATAAAAGAATCCCAACGAAAGGCGGACGAGGGCCCAATCCTAACTTGGCCAATTCCGAGGTCGCGAGATTTGTCGCATCGGAAGCCAAACACTTTTTCGCGCAGAGTCGTGGAGCTGAAATCTTTTCCATTTCTATAACAGATAATGTCAGGTTTGATGAGTCTTCAGATACCCTGAACATCGTCATGCCATTTGAATACTTCCGTAATCGGCCTAACTATTCCGATTTAGTCTTTGGCTTTTCTAACATCGTTGCTGAAGACATTTGGCCACTGGATGTGAATGGGAAGATTGTATTTGAAGATGTTCCGCATTCGGCAATGGATAAGCATTTGGGGGCTCTGGCTTACTATTGGGCAGAAGAGGTGCCTTCATTTCCAGTCCACCCTAGAATCATTCCATATCTCACATCGGATCGTGGACAGTGGTTTAGTGATGTTTATCGAGAAGAAGATAAAGCACTTATTAAAGCGTGGTGCTCAGCTGGCCCTGAGATTGTCGGTACATGGGATTATTATGAAGGAGCGCCCTATTTTGTTCCTAGAAATTTCACAGAAATTGTGGGAGAAAGTATTCCATTTTTGTATGACTCTGGTGTGCGAGCATTTTACGCCGAGGGTCGTGCATTATGGGGTTTTGATGCTCCAAGGCTTTGGCTCGCTGCACAGTTGCTTATGGATGCAGAACAGGATTCAGATGAACTGATGGATGAATTTTACTCTAGCTATTTTTCTGAAGCAGAATTGCCAATGCGTGCGTTTTATGAAACGACTGAGGCAGTTTGGATGGGGCAGCCCGGACCTCCTGTTTGGTTGAAGTATTATCTGATGCCTTCTCAAGCTGAACTCTTCCCTATGGAGGTTTGGGAAATACTTGAGGAAAAACTTTCTGAGGCCGAAGAGCTTGCTGATACGCCGAAGGTGAAAGAAAGAGTTGCTCTAGTACGCAGTGAATTCGAATTCAGTTTAGCAATGTGCAAGGTCTATTATCTGTGGAAAAAGGCATTTGATGAACGCTCTCCCGAAAGTCAGACAGAGTTAGAGTCTGCACGAGATGCACTTCATTTGATTGCTCCACCATCTGTTTTGAGGGCGTTCCGGATGAAAGAGAATTTGCTTGAAGGAACAGAGCTTGATTTCGTCATAAAGACTTTCGATGTAAATCGCTATTTGCTTTCAGAGAGATTCATTGAGCCGCTTGTGGATGGTGATGAAACAGGCGTTGGGCCGCTTCCCTTTGTTGGAGCGAAATTGCGTGATGGCTGGAGTTCCTCTTCGTTTCACAATGAAAGTTTTAATTTTACCAGAGTTCCTTTGTCACATCCTCGAGGAAACATGGCAGCTAATATTGCTGGTGCAAGTTACTTCAATTTGTTTGACTGGTTGCCAGTAGAGTCCGGGCAGCACCTCTTGGCGGAAATGCGCTTTCGAGGAAAAGTATCGCCTGGATCGCGCATTAAAATGTCATTACGCTGGATGGACGAAGAGGGGAATGTTTTCGAGTCTGAGAAATTCGCTGAAATACCTGTGGGTGACTATGAAGAATGGCGTTTATTAACCGAAGGTTCGGTCTCCCCGCCAGGTGCTGCCTGGGTGCTGTTTGGTTTGAGCATACAGGAACAAATGCCTGGAGATTTTCTTGAGATCGATTCGATCGAAGTGATTGAGTCAACCTCATTAAATAACTGA
- a CDS encoding SDR family oxidoreductase: MSSAFALSDKSVLVTGATGDLGLACCSALSAQGASIFASGRRESLDTLGHPSWRSDLCEAEGIASLVDAVPELDGVVFAHGVSTLRPVQFLNKDSIGEVMEPNLTASLSTLSLLLKKKRIRAGGAIVFIASIAGLTGTAGNAAYAASKGGIIAATRSLAVELARKKIRVNAICPGWIETGLTDSLNQNLSDESVKAQQAKYPLGAGHPQDVANAASFLLSDASRWITGTALPVDGGYTCQ, from the coding sequence ATGAGCAGTGCCTTTGCACTTTCTGATAAATCTGTTCTGGTAACGGGCGCAACGGGAGATTTAGGCCTCGCCTGCTGCTCAGCACTGTCAGCACAGGGGGCATCCATCTTTGCTTCTGGTCGACGCGAATCGCTGGATACGCTGGGCCATCCTTCTTGGCGGAGTGACCTCTGTGAAGCCGAGGGAATCGCAAGCCTTGTCGATGCAGTCCCTGAGTTGGATGGAGTAGTATTTGCCCATGGTGTGTCCACACTTCGCCCTGTTCAGTTTCTGAATAAAGACAGCATCGGTGAAGTTATGGAACCGAATCTGACGGCCAGTCTTTCCACGCTTTCTCTCCTCCTCAAAAAGAAGCGCATTCGCGCTGGAGGGGCGATTGTCTTCATCGCATCAATCGCCGGCTTGACTGGCACTGCAGGTAATGCAGCTTATGCGGCCAGTAAGGGGGGCATCATCGCAGCAACTCGAAGCCTTGCGGTTGAACTTGCGCGAAAAAAAATCCGGGTTAACGCCATTTGTCCGGGGTGGATAGAGACGGGCCTGACGGATAGTCTGAATCAGAATCTATCCGATGAAAGTGTAAAAGCACAACAGGCCAAGTATCCTCTGGGGGCTGGACATCCTCAGGATGTCGCCAATGCGGCTTCTTTTCTATTATCCGATGCCTCTCGATGGATTACCGGGACAGCTTTACCAGTGGATGGAGGTTACACATGTCAGTGA
- a CDS encoding ketoacyl-ACP synthase III, with protein sequence MAKALLTKAEITAIHTVVGSELKKFDDDRDAFGGNEAQMDRIKKTIGLNERRVVKEGVTAVDLCEEAVVKLSLESEPDALIFVTQTPDHFQPCNAAVLHGKLGWGEDVAAFDVNLGCSGWVYGLYLASLMIEAGGCERIVLAAGDTLSHAVNPRDRATASLFGDAGSATLLERRSTASKSWFALHTRGSGADFICVPAGAFRHRSDADSRAEEEDADGNFRSPEDLYMNGAEVFNFAMLDEPKAVKEILEYSGKTVDEIDTFAFHQANRYILTNVARRQKIPLEKVPMESVGRFGNLSSASIPGVLCDERSDALLGQEQRLMVSGFGVGLSWASAVLNCGPLKHCLLTKYGEK encoded by the coding sequence ATGGCTAAAGCACTTTTGACCAAAGCAGAGATTACCGCGATCCATACGGTTGTTGGCTCTGAGTTGAAAAAGTTTGACGACGACCGAGATGCCTTTGGTGGAAACGAAGCCCAAATGGATCGGATCAAAAAGACCATTGGCCTGAATGAGCGCAGAGTTGTCAAGGAAGGTGTCACTGCTGTCGATTTATGTGAAGAAGCTGTTGTAAAACTCTCATTGGAGTCGGAGCCTGATGCCTTGATCTTTGTGACGCAAACTCCGGATCATTTCCAGCCCTGCAACGCGGCAGTACTTCATGGCAAATTGGGCTGGGGTGAGGATGTTGCTGCTTTTGATGTAAACCTTGGTTGTTCCGGTTGGGTTTATGGACTTTACCTTGCCTCGCTCATGATTGAGGCGGGAGGTTGCGAGCGTATTGTACTGGCAGCAGGTGACACCTTGAGTCATGCCGTTAATCCGCGTGATCGGGCAACGGCTTCTCTATTTGGTGATGCCGGGTCGGCAACATTGCTTGAACGTCGTTCGACAGCTTCGAAGTCATGGTTTGCTTTGCATACGCGCGGTAGTGGTGCTGATTTTATTTGTGTTCCCGCCGGTGCATTTAGACATCGTTCTGATGCTGATTCGCGTGCTGAAGAAGAGGACGCCGATGGTAACTTTCGATCTCCTGAGGACCTGTATATGAACGGTGCCGAAGTCTTTAACTTCGCAATGCTTGATGAGCCTAAAGCAGTTAAAGAGATTCTGGAATATTCCGGAAAGACTGTGGATGAAATTGATACCTTTGCCTTTCATCAGGCAAACCGCTACATCCTTACCAATGTTGCCCGCCGCCAGAAAATCCCGCTTGAGAAAGTGCCAATGGAGAGTGTTGGCCGCTTTGGCAATCTATCCAGTGCGTCGATTCCAGGGGTTCTTTGTGATGAGCGATCCGATGCGCTTCTTGGTCAAGAGCAGCGACTGATGGTTTCGGGCTTTGGGGTCGGATTATCCTGGGCGAGTGCGGTCCTGAATTGTGGTCCGCTTAAGCATTGCCTGTTAACGAAATATGGAGAAAAGTAA
- a CDS encoding acyl carrier protein: protein MTLDEFTSTWADSIDDLDAAAISEDTPLVDIPQWDSLAVLTTIAMCDAEYGISLTAQEIQSVTTVGELHALVSGKSS from the coding sequence ATGACTCTTGATGAATTTACATCTACTTGGGCTGATTCAATTGATGACCTTGACGCTGCAGCGATCTCGGAAGATACGCCACTTGTCGATATCCCCCAATGGGATTCCCTTGCGGTCCTTACCACCATTGCGATGTGTGATGCGGAGTATGGTATCAGTCTGACAGCTCAGGAGATACAATCGGTTACGACGGTTGGGGAGCTCCATGCATTGGTTTCCGGGAAATCAAGTTGA
- a CDS encoding acetyltransferase: protein MSVKRLIIIGAGGFGREVLAWARQCQECDVEWSPLGFIDDNLSALDGFDTKVKILGTVQDYEPGCDDVFICAIGTPSYKRVAVEKIVSRGGRFINVVHPTSVIGERVVLGLGIILCPHATLTSDIRVGDHSAFNLFTAIGHDAQVGSYCQLHSYSEATGGVVLEDEVLLGTHSTVLQNKRVGKGSIVGAGSVVLQNVAAGTTVAGTPAVPIWKKPSKDSGSN, encoded by the coding sequence ATGTCAGTGAAACGGCTTATCATTATTGGAGCTGGTGGTTTTGGCCGCGAAGTCCTCGCATGGGCCCGCCAGTGTCAGGAGTGTGACGTGGAGTGGAGCCCTTTGGGATTTATCGATGATAACTTGTCAGCTCTCGATGGCTTTGATACAAAAGTAAAGATCCTTGGGACAGTTCAGGATTATGAGCCTGGTTGCGATGATGTTTTTATCTGTGCAATAGGCACTCCCTCGTATAAACGAGTCGCAGTGGAAAAGATTGTTTCACGGGGTGGTCGTTTCATCAATGTGGTTCATCCAACGTCAGTGATTGGGGAGCGAGTAGTCCTTGGCCTTGGAATCATTCTATGCCCACATGCCACTCTAACTTCAGATATTCGCGTGGGCGACCATTCTGCTTTCAATCTCTTTACTGCTATTGGCCATGATGCGCAGGTTGGCAGTTACTGCCAATTGCATAGTTATAGTGAGGCAACTGGTGGTGTCGTTCTTGAAGACGAAGTCCTTCTTGGGACCCACTCCACAGTTCTGCAAAACAAGCGGGTGGGCAAAGGTTCAATTGTTGGCGCTGGCAGTGTTGTCCTTCAAAACGTGGCAGCTGGAACAACGGTAGCGGGAACTCCTGCTGTGCCGATTTGGAAGAAACCATCTAAGGATTCGGGCAGCAATTGA
- the queF gene encoding preQ(1) synthase, which produces MEIETFPNPNPQRDYFIQHIAEEFTSVCPKTGHPDFATIVLTYVAGETCVELKAYKMYLQAFRNEGIFYEAVTNKICEDMVALLAPRFLRIEARFTGRGGIRSNITAEHTAEGYKGAIPSPFGT; this is translated from the coding sequence ATGGAAATTGAGACCTTTCCCAATCCAAACCCACAGCGCGATTATTTCATTCAGCATATTGCTGAAGAGTTTACATCGGTTTGCCCTAAAACGGGGCATCCGGATTTTGCGACAATCGTGCTTACTTATGTGGCAGGCGAGACCTGTGTTGAGCTCAAAGCTTACAAAATGTATTTGCAGGCCTTCCGCAACGAGGGGATTTTCTATGAGGCTGTGACGAACAAGATTTGTGAGGACATGGTTGCATTACTGGCTCCGCGTTTTCTACGGATTGAAGCTCGTTTTACCGGTAGAGGCGGAATTCGTTCCAACATCACTGCCGAGCACACTGCTGAAGGTTACAAAGGGGCGATCCCGTCACCATTTGGCACCTGA
- a CDS encoding sugar transferase: MKRLFDVFVSAFTLFVFSPLLLLIAILIRFKLGSPVLFRQERAGLRGKPFFISKFRTMTGERDADGLLLPDAERITPFGTFLRSTSLDELPELVNVLRGDMSLVGPRPLPTRYLPRYSKKQGRRHDVVPGLTGWAQINGRNSQTWAERFECDLWYVENQSFALDLKIIWQTVAKVISRDGINAEGEATMSEFTGSDESQ, translated from the coding sequence ATGAAACGTCTATTTGATGTTTTTGTATCAGCTTTCACGCTTTTTGTTTTTTCTCCACTTTTACTGCTCATCGCAATATTGATAAGGTTTAAGCTTGGTTCGCCTGTGCTTTTTCGACAAGAGAGAGCAGGACTGAGAGGGAAGCCTTTTTTCATTTCAAAGTTCAGAACCATGACCGGTGAGCGTGATGCGGATGGTTTGCTGCTACCAGATGCCGAACGAATTACACCTTTTGGGACATTCTTACGTTCCACGAGTCTTGATGAGTTACCCGAGCTGGTCAATGTGTTGCGTGGAGATATGAGTTTAGTTGGGCCGCGCCCATTGCCAACTCGTTATCTTCCTCGCTATTCTAAAAAGCAAGGGCGCCGCCATGATGTTGTTCCAGGATTAACTGGATGGGCCCAGATTAATGGGAGAAACTCTCAGACCTGGGCTGAACGCTTTGAATGCGACCTGTGGTATGTTGAGAATCAGTCTTTTGCTCTTGATCTCAAAATTATTTGGCAAACGGTTGCTAAAGTGATTAGTCGGGATGGGATTAATGCTGAAGGGGAAGCGACAATGAGTGAGTTTACTGGCTCTGATGAATCGCAATAA
- a CDS encoding putative colanic acid biosynthesis acetyltransferase — MSLDIQSNRVARKWSRKELTGRVFWYLVQPFFRFSPRLCSGWRCFLLRCFGAKIGYHVYIDPSVEIAIPWHLEIGNWSAVGRGVVLYSFGKITIGNSTTISQFAHLCAGSHDYRDETLPLLKLPITIEDQVWVCADAFIGPNVIVREGAIVAARAVAVKNVDAWAIVAGNPAHFIKKREMKS; from the coding sequence ATGTCGCTAGATATTCAATCAAATCGTGTGGCGCGCAAGTGGTCCAGAAAAGAACTTACAGGGCGTGTGTTTTGGTATTTAGTCCAACCATTTTTTCGCTTTAGCCCAAGACTTTGCAGTGGGTGGCGGTGCTTTTTGCTTAGATGTTTTGGTGCAAAGATAGGATATCATGTATATATTGACCCATCGGTAGAGATTGCGATTCCATGGCATTTAGAGATTGGTAATTGGAGCGCTGTGGGACGAGGTGTTGTCCTTTATTCGTTTGGGAAAATAACTATTGGTAATTCAACTACGATTTCACAGTTTGCACACCTTTGTGCTGGTAGCCATGATTATCGAGATGAGACCCTACCGTTATTGAAGTTGCCCATAACAATCGAAGACCAGGTGTGGGTATGCGCTGATGCCTTTATTGGGCCGAACGTGATTGTGAGGGAAGGAGCAATTGTGGCTGCACGAGCAGTTGCTGTCAAAAATGTTGATGCTTGGGCAATTGTTGCTGGCAATCCGGCCCATTTTATCAAAAAGCGTGAAATGAAATCCTAA
- a CDS encoding class I adenylate-forming enzyme family protein, producing the protein MSDNNLSWFWERLAEFGERTFLLTGDVEFSYAELIDVSCAYLSELQSNHVGPESIIALISDFSPEGVAALFACIKVGCVVAPVVTNKPAEIESRIKEGAVTHVWRVKGKQSVIEKIKSPVATPALVRDLQQADHPGLILFSSGSSGQPKAMLHDLVELLNSYQKRRPKKLRILAFLMFDHIGGLHTMLGAMASGAALVIPSTREPEAIAEAVERHRAAVLPASPSFLSLLLMSEAHLRHDLSSLRIVSYGTEPMPASLLERLRATLPKARLIQTFGTSETGISQTVSRSSSSLALRIDDPNTEYKIVDGELWLKSGTQIKGYLNVETDRFTEDGWFKTGDLVDELEDGYLRIKGRSSDIINVAGEKVFPAEVESVVMELSEVSDCLALAEPNSITGQSVSIQVVAKPGKDVSELRREIRRHCRQRLDRYKNPTRIAFTEKTSIGDRFKRNRRLAAEH; encoded by the coding sequence GTGTCAGATAATAATCTCAGTTGGTTTTGGGAACGCTTGGCAGAATTTGGAGAACGTACGTTCCTGCTTACCGGTGATGTCGAGTTTTCCTACGCCGAACTTATTGATGTCAGTTGCGCATATCTCAGTGAGTTGCAAAGCAACCATGTTGGCCCCGAGAGTATTATCGCTTTGATTTCAGATTTTTCTCCGGAAGGAGTTGCTGCGTTGTTCGCATGCATAAAAGTTGGTTGTGTGGTTGCGCCGGTTGTAACGAATAAGCCAGCCGAGATTGAGAGCCGGATCAAAGAAGGTGCGGTTACTCATGTGTGGCGAGTCAAAGGTAAGCAAAGTGTCATTGAGAAAATAAAATCTCCTGTGGCCACTCCTGCTCTTGTTCGGGATTTACAACAAGCTGATCATCCAGGATTGATACTTTTTAGTAGTGGCAGCTCTGGACAGCCGAAGGCCATGCTTCATGACTTGGTCGAGTTGTTGAACAGTTACCAAAAGCGCCGTCCGAAGAAACTGCGAATTTTGGCTTTTCTGATGTTTGACCATATTGGAGGGCTGCATACGATGCTCGGAGCAATGGCTTCCGGTGCTGCATTAGTGATCCCATCGACTCGCGAGCCTGAGGCAATTGCAGAGGCAGTCGAGCGGCACAGGGCTGCAGTGTTGCCCGCTTCGCCCAGTTTCCTCAGTTTGCTTTTAATGAGTGAGGCGCATCTGCGACACGACCTGTCCTCACTCCGTATCGTTTCATATGGAACTGAACCCATGCCGGCGAGCTTACTGGAGCGCTTACGAGCAACATTGCCCAAGGCAAGACTTATACAAACATTTGGCACAAGTGAAACGGGTATTTCACAAACGGTCAGCCGTTCTTCTTCGAGCCTGGCCCTTCGAATTGATGATCCTAATACTGAATACAAAATCGTTGACGGTGAGCTTTGGTTGAAAAGCGGGACACAGATCAAAGGCTATTTAAATGTCGAGACAGATCGCTTTACCGAAGATGGCTGGTTTAAGACCGGTGACTTGGTTGACGAACTTGAGGATGGTTATCTTCGGATTAAAGGGCGATCTAGTGATATTATAAATGTTGCTGGTGAGAAAGTCTTCCCGGCAGAAGTTGAGTCTGTTGTGATGGAACTTTCCGAAGTGAGTGATTGCCTGGCTTTGGCAGAACCGAACTCAATTACCGGGCAATCTGTATCCATTCAGGTTGTGGCCAAACCAGGCAAGGATGTGAGTGAACTTCGTCGGGAAATTCGTCGTCATTGCCGTCAGCGATTGGATCGCTACAAGAATCCAACCCGAATTGCCTTTACAGAAAAGACCAGTATCGGGGATCGGTTCAAACGGAACCGCCGCCTTGCTGCCGAGCATTAA